A region of the Pseudarthrobacter sp. MM222 genome:
CCGGCCGGGCAGATGTCGCTGGGCCTGGGCATCCACGGCGAACCGGGCATCTCCGAACACCCGATGCCGACCGCCTCCGAACTCGCCGCCCTTCTGGTCAGCCGGCTGCTCGAGGACAAGCCGGAGGACGCCGGCACCCGCGTCGTGGCGATCGTCAACGGCCTGGGCACGGTCAAGTACGACGAACTGTTCCTGCTCTTCGGCAAGATCGAAAAGCTCCTCGACGCCGCCGGTCTGACCGTGGTGGAGCCCGAATGCGGGGAGCTGGTCACCAGCCTGGACATGTCCGGGCTCTCCCTGACCCTGCTCTGGCTCGATGCGGAACTCGAGCAGTACTGGGCCGCCCCGGCCGACACCCCGGCGTTCCGCAAGGGCAACCTCGCCCCCCGGGCCCGCCGCGAACTCACCGGCCCCGACGAGGCCGCCGCCGAGGAGCTTGAACACACCACCGCAGCGGCGGCCGCCGTCGGCCGGCTGGCGGCCGACCTGCTCGGCCAGGTGCAGCACGTGATCATTGAGCATGAGGAGGAACTCGGCAACCTGGACGCGATCGCCGGGGACGGGGACCACGGGATCGGGATGCGCCGCGGCGTGGACGCGGCAGTCGCCGCCGCCCGGCACGCGCTGGAACAGGAAGGCGGCGCGTCGCCGTCGCGGGTCCTGACCGCAGCCGGGGAAGCCTGGAGCGAACGCGCCGGCGGTACCTCCGGCGCGCTCTGGGGCTCGGCGGTCATCGCCGCCGGCCTCGCGCTGGGCAACCGCGACAGCTACTCCGGCGGGGACGCCGCCGCCGCCGCCACCGCGTTCGTCGACGCGATCACCGAGCTCGGCAAGGCCGAAGCCGGGGACAAGACCATGGTGGATGCCCTCCTGCCGTTCCGGGAAACCTTCCTCAACGAGCTCGACGCCGGCACCTCAGTGGCTGACTCGCTCGCCGCCGCGGCTGCCGCCGCGCAGACAGCCGCGGACCGGACGGCCGATCTCCGCCCGCTCAAAGGCCGCGCCCGTCCCCTCGCGGAAAAGAGCCTCGGACACCCCGACCCCGGCGCTGTCTCCTTCGCACTGATCAGCGAACGGATCGCCCAACACATCAAGGCTGAGCTGGCTCGGCCAGAACCGGCCACATCAGACAAGGCCCAAGCGGCCGGACAGGGAGCACAAAATGACTAACCCCGAAGGTTGGCGCATTGTCATCGGCAACGATGAAGCAGGCGTCGAATACAAGAACGCCCTGAAAGCCCTGCTCGAAGCCGACCCCCGCGTCGCCTCCGTAGTGGACATCGGCGTCGGCGCCAACGACTCCACCGCCTACCCCCACCTGGCAGTCAACGCCGCCCGGAAGGTCGCCGAGGGCGACGCGGACCGGGCGCTCCTGATCTGCGGCACAGGGCTCGGCGTGGCCATCGCGGCCAACAAGGTCCCCGGCATCCGGGCCGTCACCGCGCACGACAGCTACTCCGTGGAACGCTCGGTCCTGAGCAACAACGCCCAGGTCCTCACCATGGGCCAGCGCGTCATCGGCCTGGAACTGGCCAAGAAGCTCGTCGGCGAATGGCTCAGCCACCGCTTCGACGAAAACTCCTCCTCCGCCGCCAAGGTGGACGCCATCCACTCCTACGAAGCCGATTGAACGGAGGCTGAGTAACCATGACGGAAACCCCCAACACTGCGGGCAAGATCGCCGTCGTCGGCTCCGGTTACATGGGCGGCGGCATCGCCCAGGTCCTGGCACTCGGCGGGGCCCGGGTCGCACTCGCGGACGTGTCCGCCGAAGTAGCCCAGAAGAACTATGAGCGTCTCCTCACGGAATCCGATCATTTCGTCGCCGACGGGCTGTTCCCGGAAGGTGCCACCCAGATTTTGCGGCAAAACCTCTGGGCGGCCAAAAACATCGAGGAAGCCGTCGCGGACGCCGACTTCATCGAGGAAGCCGTCCCCGAGGTCATCGCCATCAAGCACGAGACACTGGCCCGGATCAGCGCCGCCGCCCGTCCCGACGCCATCATCGGCTCCAACACCTCCACCATCTCCATCGCCGACCTGTCCGAGCCGGTGACCAACCCGGAACGGTTCCTCGGCGTGCACTTCTCCAACCCCTCGCCCTTCATCCCGGGCGTCGAGATCATTCCCCACGCCGGCACCTCGGCGGCCACGGTCGGCGCCGTCCGCGACCTCGTGCACGCGGCCAACAAGCAGACCGCCGTCGTCAAGGACGTCACCGGCTTCGTGCTCAACCGGCTCCAGTACGCCCTCTTCCACGAGGCCGCCCAACTGGTGGAACAGGAAATCGCGACCGCGGAGGACGTCGACACCCTGGTCCGCACCACCTTCGGCTTCCGGCTGCCGTTCTTCGGGCCGTTCGCGATCGCCGACATGGCCGGCCTGGACGTCTACAACTTCTGCTACAAGTCCCTGCAGACCGACTTCCCGGAACGCTTCGCCACCCCGAAAATCCTCAGCGACCTGGTCCAGGCCGGCAAGCTGGGCACCAAGACCGGAGCCGGCTTCCTCAACGTCCCCGCCGAACGCACCCCCGAGCTCATCGCCTACCGCAACAAGGCCTACGTGGCCATGCAGAAGCTCCTCAACGAGCTCGGCCCCGCCCCCATCAACTGAACCGCCTTAATTGGAGGTGCTGCCTGACAGTACTGAAGCCGTCAAACATCGTGACTATTGCGTTTCTGGGTGGTAAACCTGAACTGTTCCGCTGCGGAACCCGGCGGGCTCGTTACTCACAGCGAGGTGCACGATGACTTCCATGAATCCTGCCAATCAACTCGACGAGCTGGGCCAGCGGACACTGCGCAAGGTGCGCAACCGCCTTATGCCCCTGATAGTCCTGCTCTACTTCATTGCGTATCTGGACCGGAACAATGTCGGCTTCGCAAAGCTGACCATGAGCGAGGACATCGGCCTGAGTGCTTCGGCCTATGGCCTCGGCGCCGGCATCTTCTTCCTCGGCTACGCACTACTGGAAATCCCAAGCAACGGCGGGATGTACAAGTTCGGTGCCCGCAAATGGATCGCCCGGATCCTCATCTCGTGGGGCATCTTTGCAACGGCCATGGCGCTGGTGAACGGCGAGACCACGTTCTACATCATCCGGTTCCTGCTGGGTGCGGCCGAGGCGGGGTTCTTTCCGGCCATCCTGTTCTATCTGACGCTGTGGTTCCCTGCCGCGCAGCGCGTCACGGTGTTGGGCATCTTCATCCTTGCGCAGCCTATCTCCAATGCACTGGGTGCCCCGGTCTCGGGTCTGCTGCTGCAGATGGACGGCATCATGGGCCTGCAAGGCTGGCAATGGCTCTACATCATTGAAGGCATACCGGCCATCCTCCTCGGAATACTGACCCCGTTCCTGATGACCGACCGCCCCAGCCACGCACACTTCCTGGCGGACGATGAGCGTGAATGGCTGACCAAGACCATGGACGAGGAGCTTGCCCACAAGCAGAAGGGCCAGCCCCACCACTTCCTCGCAGGACTCAAGGACCCGCGGACCATCGCCTACTCGGCGTTGTACTTCGGGCTGGTCTGCGGCATCTACGGCCTCGGCCTGTGGATGCCGACTATCGTCGCCGCACTGGGCAAGTTCACCACCACGCAGGTCGGCTTCATCGTGGCCATTCCGTACACGATCGCGGCTGTCTTTGTGTACTTCTGGGGCCGTCGCTCCGACCGCACCGGTAACCGTGTCATGCATGCGAGCATCAGCATGGTCATGGCCGCCGTTGGCCTTTTGGCGGCCGGTTACCTGGTACAGGTCAACGCGGTCTTGGCGCTGATGGCCCTGACGCTGGCGGCCATGGGTATTTACTCCGCCATTGCGCCATTCCTGGCCATGCCCTCGACGGCCCTGGTGGGCGCTGCCGCGGCAGCCGGGCTCGCCATGGTGAATTCGCTCGGTAATCTGGGCGGGTTCGTGGCTCCCTACGCCGTGGGGCTGTTTAACGACGCCACCGGAGACAACCGGTCCGGCCTCGTGTTCCTCGCCGCCTGCCTCGCCGTAACGGCCGTCGCCACCTTCCTCTACGCACGCCACCGCCCGGAGGGACATGTGAAGCCGGGTACGCCAGCTGCGGTCGGAGAGGAAGCTGTAGCTGCCGACGAGTTCGACATCAGGAACTGACAATCAGGCAACGGGAGGCCAACGGACATGACTCCTTCAGAAGCGTTCCCGATTGAGCGGTCGGCGGTGCTGACCGGCGCCGCTTCTCCGCGCGGCATCGGAAGGGCGACGGCGGAGATGCTTGCCAGCCAGGGCTGGGCGGTGGCGATTTTGGATATCGACGGCGACGCGGCACGGAAGGCCGCCGAGGAAATCACTGACATTTACGGGGTTCAGGCGATTGGGGTAGGCTCTGACGTGTCCGACCAGGCAACCGTCAACGCCGCCATAGACGAGGTCGAATCCGCGCTGCCGCCGATCGTTGGCCTGGCCAACCTGGCGGGGATCAGCTCACCCACGGAGTTCATGGACGAGACGCTCGAGGCATGGGAGCGGGTGTTCAAAATCAACATGACCGGCACGTTCCTGGTCACCCAGCGCGTGCTCCGGGGCATGATCGAGCGGAAGCTCGGCAGGATCGTGAGCGTCTCGTCGATCTCCGCCCAGCGCGGGGGCGGCACATACTCCAAGGTGGCCTATAGCGCCTCGAAGGCTGCCATCATCGGCTTCACCCGGGCATTGGCCCGGGAAATGGGCCAGCACGGAATCACCGTCAACTGTGTGGCTCCGGGTCCCGTGGACACGGACATCATGGGTGGAACGCTGACGGATGAGCGCAAGGCGGCCATGTCAGCCGACATCCTGGTGGGCCGGGTGGGAACCGTGCGGGACATCGCCGCGCTGATGGTGTTCCTGCTGGGCGAGGACGCCGGCTTCATCACAGGCGCCACGTACGACATCAACGGGGGACTGCAGATTTCCTGACGCCGGTCAGTTGCTCGACTTTCCGGTCAGCCCCGGAACGCCCTCCGGCGCCCGCTAAGTGTTGCGACCGTTAAGTCCGAAGTGCGTCGAAACCGGCGATCAGCGCCTCGAGTCCCAAGCTGAAGGCAACATCGGCCGGTCGTTCAAAGCGCTGCTCCGCTAGGCGGTCGACCGCGGCCGTGAAGTTCGGCGTCGACGCTGCCATGCTGCCCGAATCGAAGATGTCTGCCGGTGCCGTGACGTCATAGGCTGATCCGAAGATAAAGGATTCCAGCGCCACAATCGCCGAGACAATGCGCTCGGGCGGGAAACCCGCGCGGCTGAAGCCGGCGCTGACGGCTTCGTACATGGCCAGCGTCTTGGGCGCATCGGTCACGGGCAACACTGCGATGACGGGGATCAGGGGCGTGTGCTTGGAGAACACGTCCCGGTAACTCCAGGCCCAGTCCCGCACGGCCCGGTCCCAGGGCTCGGCCTCGAAGGCGGAGACATCCACGAACGAGGTCAGGTGGTCCTGGACGAGGACCAGCACGTCCCGCTTGGATGAGACGTGGTTATAGAGCGCGGATGGCGCGACATTCAGCGTCCGGGCGAGGGCGGCCATGGTGAAACCGTCGTAGCCGCTCTTCCGGATGAGCTGGAGGGCCGCCGAGGTGATCCCGTCCTGGTCCAGTACGGCGGCGGCCGGCCTCCCCACCCGGCGGCGAGGTTTGGCCTCGGGGCGTTGGGGGTCCGCGGTGGCGCTCGTGGCTGCCGGCATTCCTGGGCCTTTCTGCTGGCGGTGTGCAGGGGTGACTCCATTGTGCCTTCCTTCCCGGCACATTTCCTCCAGCGGGAACTTCTTCCCGCCGCCCTCTTCCGCGCGCGCCCTCGAAGGTCTATAGTCATGTCTAAATGAATGCCATTCATTTAGTGGGCCGCATCACTGTAGCGGCCGTAGAGAGGACATCATGCTGGAAATTGACCGCGACGTAGTCATCGTCGGAGCCGGCCCCACCGGGCTCACCGCAGCCCGGGAACTGAAAAAGGCCGGCCTGAGCGTGGCCGTCCTGGAGGCGCGGGACCGCGTCGGCGGACGGACCTGGACCGATACCGTTGACGGCGCCATGCTCGAGATCGGCGGCCAGTGGGTTTCCCCGGACCAGACCGAACTGCTCGGACTGCTCGACGAGCTGGGGCTGCAGACATACTCCCGCTACCGCGAAGGCCAGTCCGTCTACATCGGCGCTGACGGCAAGCGCACACTGTACGCGGGGGACACCTTCCCTGTCAGCGAAACCACCGCAGCGGAAATGGACAAGCTCACCGTCCTGCTGGATGCCCTCGCCGCGGAAATCGGGCCCACGGAGCCCTGGGCGCACCCGAAGGCGCGCGAGCTGGACACCATTTCCTTCTACCACTGGCTCCGGCAGAACTCATCCGATGAGGAAGCCTGCAACAACATCGGCCTCTTCATTGCCGGCGGCATGCTGACCAAACCGGCCCATGCCTTCTCGGCGCTGCAGGCCGTGTTGATGGCGGCGTCCGCGGGGTCGTTCACGCACCTCACGGACGAAGACTTCATCCTCGACAAGCGCGTCGTCGGCGGCATGCAGCAGGTTTCCCAGCTGATGGCCGCGGAACTGGGCGACGACGTCGTCCTCGGCAGCCCGGTACGCACGATCCACTGGGAGACCTCCGCAGGAGAAAGCGGCACAGGAGAAAACGGCACAGGAGAAAACGGCGCCGGCGACAGCGCCGCAGATGCCGCCGGGAACGACGCAGGATACCGGGTGACTGCCGTTTCCGAACGCGCCACCGTGCACGCCCGGTTCGTCATCATGGCCGTCCCGCCGAACCTCTACTCCCGGGTCTCCTTCAATCCGCCGCTGCCGCGCCGCCAGCACCAGATGCACCAGCACCAGTCGCTTGGACTGGTCATCAAGGTCCACGCTGTCTACGGTGCACCGTTCTGGCGGGAGGACGGCCTGTCCGGAACCTGCTTTGGTGCCGGCGCCCTGGTCCAGGAGGTTTATGACAACACCAACCACGAGGACCCGCGGGGCACCCTGGTCGGCTTCATCTCGGACGAAAAGGCCGACGCCGTGTTCGAGCTCAGCGCGGCGGACCGCCGTCGCGCCATCCTCGAATCGATCGGCGGCTTCCTCGGCCCGAAGGCCCTCGAGCCCGAGGTCTACTACGAATCTGACTGGGGCTCCGAGGAATGGACCCGCGGCGCCTATGCCGCGAGCTACGATCTGGGCGGCCTGCACCGCTACGGAAAGGACCAGCACGCCCCCGTTGGGCCGATCTATTGGTCCTCCTCCGACCTTGCCGCCGAGGGCTACCAGCATGTCGACGGCGCGGTGCGGATGGGACGCCAGACCGCGGCCCGGATCGTCAACGCGGCGGACCGTTCGTCCGTCACCCCCTAGGCTTCCGGCGGCCCCGCTTCCTGCGCGTCCTGCCGGTGCCCCGATCGTTGTAGCCGGCGGCTATGAACTGAAGCACCCACCCATTCAGCGTCGAACATCCAGCGTCGAACTAACCTGCGGAGAGGCACAGAAATGACCACCGACCACGCAACGTCCCCGACGTCGCACCACGAAGAGCGCAAAGGACTGAGCGCCAAGGGACTCAAGGCCGGATCGGTGGGGCTGATTGGCGCCGTCGTCATCGGGGTGTCCTGCATCGCTCCGGCCTACACGCTGACCGCCGCCCTGGGTCCCACCGTCTCCGAGGTTGGGGTCCAGCTTCCGGCGATCTTCCTCGTCGGCTTCATCCCCATGCTGCTGGTCGCCTTTGGCTACCGCGAACTGAACAACGCCATGCCCGACGCCGGCACCTCCTTCACCTGGGCCTCCCGGGCCTTCGGTCCGTGGATCGGCTGGATGGGAGGCTGGGGACTGATCGCTGCGACCATCATCGTGCTGTCCAACCTCGCGGCCGTCGCGGTGGACTTCTTCTACCTCATGCTGGCGCAGCTGTTCGGGAATCCGGAACTGGCCGACTTGTCCACCAACCTCCCGCTGAATATCGCCACGACGCTGGTGTTCATTGCGCTGGCCTGCTGGGTTTCCTACCGTGGCATGGAGACCACCAAGGGCGTGCAATACGTGCTGGTGGCGTTCCAGCTCCTGGTGCTCGGGTGGTTTGCCGTGGCGGCCTTCAGCCACGTCGCCAACGGCACGGCCTTCGACGCCACCGCGATCTCGCCGGACTGGTTCAATCCGTTCGCGGTCGGCTCCTTCTCGGCTTTCGCGGCCGGCGTCTCGCTTTCCATCTTCATTTATTGGGGATGGGACGTCACGCTGACCATGAACGAAGAAACCCGGAACCCCGAGAAGACGCCGGGCCGCGCGGCCACCGTCACGGTGCTGGTCATTGTGGTCATCTACATGACCGTCGCACTCTCCACCCTGGCCTTCGCCGGCATCGGTGAAGAAGGGCTGGGAGCCGGAAACCCAGAGAACCAGGGCAGCATCTTCGCCGTCCTCGCCGGCCCGGTGATGGGACCCTTCGCCATCCTGATGTCCCTGGCCATCCTCAGCAGCTCGGCCGCTTCACTGCAGTCCACCTTTGTGTCTCCGGCCCGGACGCTGCTCGCCATGGGCCACTACAGTGCCCTGCCGCCCAAGTTCGGCAGGGTCAGCCCCAAACACAAGTCCCCAAGCTACGCCACGATCGCAGCCGCCGTAGCCGCCGCGGCGTTCTACGTGATCACCAGGACCACCTCGGAAAATGCACTCTGGGACACCATTACCGCCCTGGGCATGATGATCTGCTTCTACTACGGCATTACGGCGCTGGCCTGCGTCTGGTTCTTCCGGGCCGAGGCGTTCAGCGGGGCGCGGGCGTTTTTCTTCAAGTTCCTCGCACCGTTGCTGGGCGGCATCATCCTGCTGGTGATGTTCTTCAAGACCGCCTATGACTCGATGGACCCGGAGTACGGCTCCGGATCATCCGTCGGCGGCCTTGGTCTCGTCTTCGTCCTTGGCATGGGCGTCATCCTGCTGGGCGTTGTGCTCATGCTGGTGATGTCCAGGATCCGGCCGGAATTCTTCAAAGGGCAGGTCCTCCCGAAGGGAAACTGAGCGCGGCGTGCCCGCCGTTTCGGAACCGTTCGCGGGCCGAACAAGGTCCTCCTCCCGGCAGCCCGGGTGACTGTGCACTGGAAACTAAGCACACTTACCAATAGGCTGGCAGGAGGGGGACCTTCCTCCGTTGGAATGAGAACGAGGTGACAGCATGTCGGACGCCGAACGCATCAGCAAAGTAACGGACATCATCAACGATTCGCATATCGGAATGTTCACCACCATCAACGAAGAAGGCGCACTCGTCAGCCGGCCGCTGGCCGTCCAGGACGTCAAGGACGACGGCGACATGTGGTTCTTTACATCGGCGAACACGTCGCAGGTGGCCCACATTCGGGCCAACCCGGCTGTGAACGTCTCCTTCGGTCAGCGCACCGAATGGGTCTCCGTGGCCGGAACCGCCGAAGTCGTCACCGACCGACAACTCATCCACGACATGTGGAACCAGGTGGTGGAAGCCTGGTTCCCCGACGGACCCGACACCCCGGAAGTTGTCCT
Encoded here:
- the dhaL gene encoding dihydroxyacetone kinase subunit DhaL, with protein sequence MTQIFDNPADFADEALDGFVAANHGYVARVDGGVVRSTEVPAGQVALVVGGGSGHYPAFAGLVGPGLAAGSACGNMFASPAAGQVYRVAKAANAGGGVLLSYGNYAGDVLHFGQAQLRLNAEGIETRTVLVTDDIASAPAEQIGKRRGIAGDLTVFKIAGAAAEAGLSLDDVERLAVKTNHRTRSLGVAFGGCTLPGADAPLFTVPAGQMSLGLGIHGEPGISEHPMPTASELAALLVSRLLEDKPEDAGTRVVAIVNGLGTVKYDELFLLFGKIEKLLDAAGLTVVEPECGELVTSLDMSGLSLTLLWLDAELEQYWAAPADTPAFRKGNLAPRARRELTGPDEAAAEELEHTTAAAAAVGRLAADLLGQVQHVIIEHEEELGNLDAIAGDGDHGIGMRRGVDAAVAAARHALEQEGGASPSRVLTAAGEAWSERAGGTSGALWGSAVIAAGLALGNRDSYSGGDAAAAATAFVDAITELGKAEAGDKTMVDALLPFRETFLNELDAGTSVADSLAAAAAAAQTAADRTADLRPLKGRARPLAEKSLGHPDPGAVSFALISERIAQHIKAELARPEPATSDKAQAAGQGAQND
- a CDS encoding ribose-5-phosphate isomerase — its product is MTNPEGWRIVIGNDEAGVEYKNALKALLEADPRVASVVDIGVGANDSTAYPHLAVNAARKVAEGDADRALLICGTGLGVAIAANKVPGIRAVTAHDSYSVERSVLSNNAQVLTMGQRVIGLELAKKLVGEWLSHRFDENSSSAAKVDAIHSYEAD
- a CDS encoding 3-hydroxyacyl-CoA dehydrogenase family protein yields the protein MTETPNTAGKIAVVGSGYMGGGIAQVLALGGARVALADVSAEVAQKNYERLLTESDHFVADGLFPEGATQILRQNLWAAKNIEEAVADADFIEEAVPEVIAIKHETLARISAAARPDAIIGSNTSTISIADLSEPVTNPERFLGVHFSNPSPFIPGVEIIPHAGTSAATVGAVRDLVHAANKQTAVVKDVTGFVLNRLQYALFHEAAQLVEQEIATAEDVDTLVRTTFGFRLPFFGPFAIADMAGLDVYNFCYKSLQTDFPERFATPKILSDLVQAGKLGTKTGAGFLNVPAERTPELIAYRNKAYVAMQKLLNELGPAPIN
- a CDS encoding MFS transporter, which translates into the protein MTSMNPANQLDELGQRTLRKVRNRLMPLIVLLYFIAYLDRNNVGFAKLTMSEDIGLSASAYGLGAGIFFLGYALLEIPSNGGMYKFGARKWIARILISWGIFATAMALVNGETTFYIIRFLLGAAEAGFFPAILFYLTLWFPAAQRVTVLGIFILAQPISNALGAPVSGLLLQMDGIMGLQGWQWLYIIEGIPAILLGILTPFLMTDRPSHAHFLADDEREWLTKTMDEELAHKQKGQPHHFLAGLKDPRTIAYSALYFGLVCGIYGLGLWMPTIVAALGKFTTTQVGFIVAIPYTIAAVFVYFWGRRSDRTGNRVMHASISMVMAAVGLLAAGYLVQVNAVLALMALTLAAMGIYSAIAPFLAMPSTALVGAAAAAGLAMVNSLGNLGGFVAPYAVGLFNDATGDNRSGLVFLAACLAVTAVATFLYARHRPEGHVKPGTPAAVGEEAVAADEFDIRN
- a CDS encoding SDR family NAD(P)-dependent oxidoreductase, encoding MTPSEAFPIERSAVLTGAASPRGIGRATAEMLASQGWAVAILDIDGDAARKAAEEITDIYGVQAIGVGSDVSDQATVNAAIDEVESALPPIVGLANLAGISSPTEFMDETLEAWERVFKINMTGTFLVTQRVLRGMIERKLGRIVSVSSISAQRGGGTYSKVAYSASKAAIIGFTRALAREMGQHGITVNCVAPGPVDTDIMGGTLTDERKAAMSADILVGRVGTVRDIAALMVFLLGEDAGFITGATYDINGGLQIS
- a CDS encoding TetR/AcrR family transcriptional regulator, with protein sequence MPAATSATADPQRPEAKPRRRVGRPAAAVLDQDGITSAALQLIRKSGYDGFTMAALARTLNVAPSALYNHVSSKRDVLVLVQDHLTSFVDVSAFEAEPWDRAVRDWAWSYRDVFSKHTPLIPVIAVLPVTDAPKTLAMYEAVSAGFSRAGFPPERIVSAIVALESFIFGSAYDVTAPADIFDSGSMAASTPNFTAAVDRLAEQRFERPADVAFSLGLEALIAGFDALRT
- a CDS encoding flavin monoamine oxidase family protein is translated as MLEIDRDVVIVGAGPTGLTAARELKKAGLSVAVLEARDRVGGRTWTDTVDGAMLEIGGQWVSPDQTELLGLLDELGLQTYSRYREGQSVYIGADGKRTLYAGDTFPVSETTAAEMDKLTVLLDALAAEIGPTEPWAHPKARELDTISFYHWLRQNSSDEEACNNIGLFIAGGMLTKPAHAFSALQAVLMAASAGSFTHLTDEDFILDKRVVGGMQQVSQLMAAELGDDVVLGSPVRTIHWETSAGESGTGENGTGENGAGDSAADAAGNDAGYRVTAVSERATVHARFVIMAVPPNLYSRVSFNPPLPRRQHQMHQHQSLGLVIKVHAVYGAPFWREDGLSGTCFGAGALVQEVYDNTNHEDPRGTLVGFISDEKADAVFELSAADRRRAILESIGGFLGPKALEPEVYYESDWGSEEWTRGAYAASYDLGGLHRYGKDQHAPVGPIYWSSSDLAAEGYQHVDGAVRMGRQTAARIVNAADRSSVTP
- a CDS encoding APC family permease → MTTDHATSPTSHHEERKGLSAKGLKAGSVGLIGAVVIGVSCIAPAYTLTAALGPTVSEVGVQLPAIFLVGFIPMLLVAFGYRELNNAMPDAGTSFTWASRAFGPWIGWMGGWGLIAATIIVLSNLAAVAVDFFYLMLAQLFGNPELADLSTNLPLNIATTLVFIALACWVSYRGMETTKGVQYVLVAFQLLVLGWFAVAAFSHVANGTAFDATAISPDWFNPFAVGSFSAFAAGVSLSIFIYWGWDVTLTMNEETRNPEKTPGRAATVTVLVIVVIYMTVALSTLAFAGIGEEGLGAGNPENQGSIFAVLAGPVMGPFAILMSLAILSSSAASLQSTFVSPARTLLAMGHYSALPPKFGRVSPKHKSPSYATIAAAVAAAAFYVITRTTSENALWDTITALGMMICFYYGITALACVWFFRAEAFSGARAFFFKFLAPLLGGIILLVMFFKTAYDSMDPEYGSGSSVGGLGLVFVLGMGVILLGVVLMLVMSRIRPEFFKGQVLPKGN
- a CDS encoding pyridoxamine 5'-phosphate oxidase family protein; the encoded protein is MSDAERISKVTDIINDSHIGMFTTINEEGALVSRPLAVQDVKDDGDMWFFTSANTSQVAHIRANPAVNVSFGQRTEWVSVAGTAEVVTDRQLIHDMWNQVVEAWFPDGPDTPEVVLLHVDSDSAEYWTSPGGTAATVLQWIKSKVTHSRMSVGESGTVEL